Genomic window (Cellulosilyticum lentocellum DSM 5427):
CGGCCGTAACTATAACGGTCCTAAGGTAGCGAAATTCCTTGTCAGGTAAGTTCTGACCCGCACGAAAGGCGTAATGATTTGGGCACTGTCTCGACAGCGCACCCGGTGAAATTGTAGTACCAGTGAAGATGCTGGTTACCCGCGACAGGACGGAAAGACCCCGTGGAGCTTTACTGTAGCTTGATACTGAGGTTGGGTATTACATGTACAGGATAGGAGGGAGACTGAGAAATCTGGACGCCAGTCTAGGTGGAGTCGCCGGTGGGATACCTCTCTTGTAATACTTAACTTCTAACCATGGCCCGTTAGCCGGGTCTGGGACAATGTCAGGTGGACAGTTTGACTGGGGCGGTCACCTCCTAAAGAGTAACGGAGGCGCTCAAAGGTAACCTCAGAATGGTCGGAAACCATTCGAAGAGTGCAAAGGCATAAGGTTGCTTGACTGCGACACCGACGGGTGGAGCAGGTACGAAAGTAGGACTTAGTGATCCGGTGGTATGAAAGTGGGATTGCCATCGCTCAACGGATAAAAGCTACCCCGGGGATAACAGGCTTATCTCCCCCAAGAGTTCACATCGACGGGGAGGTTTGGCACCTCGATGTCGGCTCATCGCATCCTGGAGCTGAAGCAGGTTCCAAGGGTTGGGCTGTTCGCCCATTAAAGCGGTACGCGAGCTGGGTTCAGAACGTCGTGAGACAGTTCGGTCCCTATCCGTCGTGGGCGCAGGAAATTTGAGTGGAGCTGTCCTTAGTACGAGAGGACCGGGATGGACGGACCACTGGTGCATCTGTTGTCATACCAATGGCATAGCAGAGTAGCCAAGTCTGGATCTGATAAACGCTGAAGGCATCTAAGCGTGAAGCAGACCACAAGATAAGATTTCCCATCCGAAAGGAGTAAGACCCCTTAGAGACTATGAGGTAGATAGGTTGGAGCTGTAAGTGTAGTAATACATTAAGGTGACCAATACTAACGGTTCGAGGGTTTGACCTAGATAATGAAGGTTGAATAGTTGTAGTATTTGTTTTTGAGAGTATGAGAAGAGAGCACCCGAAAGGGTGTTTTTTTGCATCTAAAAACATAGAAAGTTTATATGCTATTAAGAACTATTAAAAAATGAAGACAAAGGATAATTAAATAATAGTGAAATCCGTGCTATCATAATAGTAGGAGGAAGAAAATGAAAAGTGAAAATGACTTTAGCCAAGGTAGCGTAGCAAGAAACATAATAGAATTGGCATTACCTATGACAATAGCTCAGCTTATTAATGTTTTATATAATGTGGTGGATCGTATATATATAGGAAGGATTCCTGGAGATGGAAAAGTGGCCTTAACAGGATTAGGACTTACTTTTCCGATTATTACCATTATTACAGCATTTGCTAATTTGATAGGAATGGGAGGAACACCATTGTCTTCTATTGAAAGAGGCAAAGGGAATAATGAGAAAGCAGAAAAAATCATGAGTAATAGTTTTACAATGCTTTTAATTCTAGGAATAGTACTGACTATAGTTGGTCTATTAGTAAAGAAGCCAATTCTTTATTTGTTTGGAGCGAGTGATATAACTTTTCCTTATGCAGACAGTTATATTAGTATCTATTTATTAGGGACTATCTTTGTTATGATGAATTTAGGGCTTAATAGTTATATCAATGCACAGGGTTTCGCAAAAATAGGAATGCTATCAGTAGCATTAGGTGCGGTTATTAATTTAGTTTTGGATCCTATTTTTATTTATATACTTGAAATGGGAGTATCAGGAGCTGCATGGGCGACTGTCATTTCACAATTTTGTTCTTGCATTTGGATTCTTAGATTCTTAACAGGAAAACAAACTATATTAAAACTAAGGAAAAAGGATATGAAGTTAGATAGTAAGATTGTGAAAAGAATTTTAGGGTTAGGGTCTTCTGGTTTTGTTATGGCCATTACAAATAGCAGTGTTCAGGTAGTTTGCAATGCAACGCTATCAGTTTTTGGTGGAGATCTTTATATAGGGGTTATGACCGTTATTAATTCTATAAGAGAAATTGTGATGATGCCTGTGCAGGGAATAACTAGTGGGGCACAACCTGTTATGAGTTATAATTATGGTGCTAAAGCTTACAAAAGAGTGATAACTGGCATCAAGTTTTCAACTATTGTGTGTGTGGTTTATGCAACACTAGCATGGATGATGGTTCATTTCTTTGGTAGTTTTTTTATTAAGATTTTTAACAATGAATCTGATTTGGTAAAGGTTGCTGTACCAGCACTTGCTACATATTTTTTCGGATTTTTTATGATGAGTTTTCAATTTGCTGGGCAATCTACCTTCGTGGCTTTAGGCAAATCAAAACAAGCAGTATTCTTTTCAATCTTTAGAAAGGTTATTATTGTAGTACCTCTTACCATACTATTACCAAGAATGGGATATGGAGTAACGGGGGTATTTATGGCTGAGCCAATTTCTAATTTTATCGGTGGAATAGCATGTTATGTGACAATGTTACTTACAGTAGGAAGAAGATTAAAGATGGAGATGACAAAGGTAAATTAAATAGATTGGCTATATATAATAGAATGAGAAAGTGTCTGATTTTATAAGGAAACTACAAAAGAAAGTAATTTGCATGAAGAATAGGGCTAAATCAGATGAGTATTTAAAAAGAGAAAAGCTCCTTTTGAGAGCGCAATAATTATAAGAAGGTAGGAGATATCTATTTTGGAGATTAAGTAGATACCTCTTATTTTTTGTTTTTAATAATTTCCGAAATGGTATTTACAATTATGAATATTTATCTTATGATATTAAAACATACTAAACATATAAAAATACTATAAAATATATGC
Coding sequences:
- a CDS encoding MATE family efflux transporter, whose protein sequence is MKSENDFSQGSVARNIIELALPMTIAQLINVLYNVVDRIYIGRIPGDGKVALTGLGLTFPIITIITAFANLIGMGGTPLSSIERGKGNNEKAEKIMSNSFTMLLILGIVLTIVGLLVKKPILYLFGASDITFPYADSYISIYLLGTIFVMMNLGLNSYINAQGFAKIGMLSVALGAVINLVLDPIFIYILEMGVSGAAWATVISQFCSCIWILRFLTGKQTILKLRKKDMKLDSKIVKRILGLGSSGFVMAITNSSVQVVCNATLSVFGGDLYIGVMTVINSIREIVMMPVQGITSGAQPVMSYNYGAKAYKRVITGIKFSTIVCVVYATLAWMMVHFFGSFFIKIFNNESDLVKVAVPALATYFFGFFMMSFQFAGQSTFVALGKSKQAVFFSIFRKVIIVVPLTILLPRMGYGVTGVFMAEPISNFIGGIACYVTMLLTVGRRLKMEMTKVN